From the Oleiphilus messinensis genome, one window contains:
- a CDS encoding NAD(P)/FAD-dependent oxidoreductase: MNADNTDITSNSESQTSGNDPIVIIGTGLAGYTLAKELRKTDKDVPILMLTADDGHSYSKPMLSTGFTKNKTAEQLSMADPGRMVEQLAVDVRTFTTVTGIDAEKQCVLVGDEAITYSKLVLAWGADVIQLNIAGTAQESVYAVNDLLDYRRFREAVEGKQRILIMGAGLIGCEFANDLINGGFKVDIVAPCDGVLPGLVPDQAAAAVQDGLTEAGTTFHLGQVVESIDKVEDGVCCTLDNGTQVVVDAVLSAVGLRPRVQLAKDAGLTVAKGIVVNRLLETSAPNVYAMGDCAEVDGHVMLYVLPLMECARSLAKTLTGTPKEVTYGVMPVVIKTPCCPVAVLPPPVGAEGEWSVSGEGRDLKALFTDESGLVKGFALTGALVSERQALAKAVPPIHR, translated from the coding sequence ATGAATGCAGATAATACTGACATCACTTCAAACAGCGAAAGCCAGACGTCCGGTAATGATCCGATTGTGATCATCGGTACTGGCCTGGCAGGCTATACACTCGCAAAAGAATTGCGTAAAACGGATAAAGATGTACCCATTCTGATGTTGACTGCGGACGATGGACACTCTTACTCCAAGCCAATGTTGTCCACTGGTTTCACCAAGAATAAAACTGCTGAGCAGTTGTCCATGGCAGATCCTGGACGAATGGTAGAGCAGTTGGCTGTCGATGTCAGAACCTTTACCACTGTTACCGGTATCGATGCAGAAAAACAGTGTGTACTGGTTGGTGATGAAGCGATCACCTACAGTAAATTGGTACTGGCCTGGGGGGCTGATGTCATCCAGCTGAATATCGCGGGAACCGCTCAGGAGTCCGTTTATGCTGTGAATGATCTACTGGACTACCGCCGGTTCCGGGAAGCCGTAGAAGGTAAACAGCGGATACTGATCATGGGCGCGGGCTTGATTGGGTGTGAGTTCGCCAATGACCTGATCAACGGTGGTTTCAAGGTTGATATTGTCGCTCCTTGCGATGGCGTATTACCCGGGTTGGTTCCGGATCAGGCCGCAGCTGCTGTGCAAGATGGTCTTACCGAAGCGGGTACGACGTTCCATCTTGGTCAAGTGGTCGAGAGCATTGATAAAGTAGAAGATGGTGTGTGTTGTACATTAGACAACGGCACTCAGGTGGTCGTTGATGCCGTTTTGTCTGCGGTCGGCTTGCGTCCTCGTGTGCAATTGGCCAAGGATGCGGGATTAACGGTTGCCAAGGGCATTGTGGTAAACCGTCTGCTGGAAACCAGCGCGCCTAATGTTTATGCCATGGGGGATTGTGCAGAGGTTGATGGTCACGTGATGCTTTACGTGCTGCCATTGATGGAATGTGCCCGTTCCCTGGCGAAAACCCTGACGGGAACCCCTAAAGAAGTAACCTACGGTGTAATGCCTGTTGTAATCAAGACACCTTGCTGCCCTGTTGCGGTACTGCCGCCTCCCGTTGGTGCTGAAGGCGAGTGGTCTGTCAGTGGTGAAGGTCGTGATTTGAAAGCGCTGTTTACAGACGAGAGCGGGCTGGTTAAAGGGTTTGCTTTGACGGGCGCACTGGTTTCCGAGCGTCAGGCACTGGCCAAAGCCGTTCCGCCTATTCACCGTTAA
- a CDS encoding rubredoxin, translating into MKKWQCVVCGLIYDEEKGWPDDGIEPGTAWDDVPEDWLCPDCGVGKEDFEMVEIG; encoded by the coding sequence ATGAAAAAGTGGCAGTGTGTGGTTTGTGGTTTGATTTATGATGAAGAAAAGGGTTGGCCAGATGATGGTATCGAGCCCGGAACCGCTTGGGATGATGTTCCCGAAGACTGGTTGTGCCCGGATTGCGGGGTCGGAAAAGAAGATTTTGAAATGGTTGAGATTGGCTGA
- a CDS encoding hypoxanthine-guanine phosphoribosyltransferase: MDSIVQSMQQVFDEADCLYTKSQVERAIAQLAGNITETLAESNPLVISVMNGGLVFAGQLLPLLQFPLQQDYMHASRYGEAVQGGTLDWRVRPESMLTDRTVLIIDDILDQGETLAAIMEDCNNAGAKAVYTAVLVEKLHDRKARPDMHADYCALTVEDRFIFGYGMDYKGYWRNAAGIYAVKGL, encoded by the coding sequence ATGGATTCAATTGTTCAATCAATGCAACAGGTTTTTGACGAAGCTGATTGCCTGTACACCAAATCTCAGGTCGAGCGAGCCATTGCACAACTGGCTGGGAACATTACGGAAACCCTTGCCGAGTCCAACCCACTGGTGATCAGTGTCATGAATGGCGGCTTGGTATTTGCCGGCCAGCTACTTCCTTTATTGCAGTTCCCGCTGCAGCAAGACTATATGCACGCGTCACGCTATGGGGAGGCCGTTCAAGGAGGAACTTTAGATTGGCGGGTTCGACCGGAGTCGATGCTCACCGACAGAACCGTTTTGATCATCGACGACATTCTGGATCAAGGTGAAACCCTTGCCGCCATTATGGAAGATTGCAATAACGCCGGTGCCAAGGCGGTCTACACTGCGGTGCTGGTCGAGAAATTACATGACCGAAAAGCAAGGCCAGACATGCATGCAGATTACTGCGCACTCACTGTGGAAGACCGGTTTATTTTCGGCTACGGTATGGACTACAAGGGGTATTGGCGAAATGCAGCAGGAATCTATGCAGTAAAGGGCTTGTAA
- a CDS encoding chorismate--pyruvate lyase family protein, translated as MQRTEVHPAQGQIQLPPQWRPWLLDRGSLTQRLIELSQGHFSVRVLNFQFDYPSLNERKQLKLPERRVTLIREVELLCRNIPAVYARSIIPLNTLTGKEKQLRKLGKTPLGAVLFRSKAMHRGPITLCHERVKDIPGLRARQNRHIDAEFKIWGRSSLFFLHEKPILVAEYFLPELLSLIR; from the coding sequence ATGCAGCGTACGGAAGTCCACCCTGCACAAGGCCAGATTCAGTTACCGCCACAATGGCGGCCTTGGTTGTTGGACAGAGGATCACTCACGCAACGTTTGATCGAATTGAGCCAAGGACACTTTTCCGTGCGCGTATTGAATTTCCAATTCGATTACCCCAGCCTCAATGAACGCAAACAGTTGAAACTCCCGGAACGGCGCGTGACGTTGATCCGCGAAGTCGAGTTGCTGTGCAGGAATATCCCGGCGGTTTATGCCCGAAGCATCATTCCACTGAATACGTTAACAGGGAAAGAAAAACAGCTTCGAAAACTGGGCAAGACACCATTGGGGGCGGTTTTGTTCAGAAGCAAGGCGATGCACCGCGGTCCTATTACCCTGTGTCACGAACGAGTAAAAGACATTCCTGGGTTACGTGCAAGACAAAACCGGCACATCGATGCAGAATTCAAAATTTGGGGGAGAAGTTCCCTGTTTTTTTTACACGAAAAACCCATACTGGTCGCAGAATACTTTTTACCTGAGCTGCTAAGCTTAATCCGCTAA
- the ubiA gene encoding 4-hydroxybenzoate octaprenyltransferase codes for MTQSDLKIKLPYYIQLTRLDKPIGVALLMWPTLMGLWVAGNGNPDEYLVLIFILGVVIMRSAGCVINDYADRHIDHSVARTQFRPLTSGKVHEKEALSLFALLCSCAFVLVLFTNGLTILMSIAALALASTYPFMKRYTHLPQVVLGAAFAWAIPMAFTAQTETVSSITWILYLATVLWTVAYDTQYAMVDRDDDLKIGVRSTAILFGSADRLVIGLLQLATLFLLKLAGDQAGLGGYFDIALILTFGLFVYQQHLIKDRERDGCFKAFLNNHWAGMVLFFGMVLEYGRQGL; via the coding sequence ATGACTCAAAGCGACCTGAAAATCAAACTCCCTTATTATATTCAGCTCACCCGACTCGACAAACCCATCGGCGTCGCACTCCTGATGTGGCCAACCCTGATGGGGCTGTGGGTTGCAGGGAACGGCAACCCGGATGAGTATCTCGTTCTGATCTTCATTCTCGGCGTGGTCATTATGCGCTCGGCTGGATGCGTCATTAACGATTATGCCGACCGACATATCGATCACAGCGTAGCGCGCACCCAGTTCCGCCCACTCACCAGTGGCAAAGTGCACGAAAAAGAAGCTTTGTCCCTGTTCGCACTGCTGTGCAGTTGCGCCTTCGTGCTCGTGCTATTTACCAATGGCCTCACGATACTGATGTCAATTGCGGCATTGGCTCTGGCCTCAACCTACCCCTTCATGAAACGGTATACCCATCTACCTCAGGTCGTACTGGGTGCTGCATTTGCCTGGGCCATACCGATGGCTTTTACCGCCCAAACAGAAACTGTGAGCTCGATCACCTGGATTCTCTACCTTGCCACGGTACTCTGGACCGTCGCCTATGATACTCAGTACGCAATGGTCGACCGGGATGACGATCTTAAAATCGGTGTTCGCTCAACAGCAATTTTGTTTGGCAGTGCAGACCGTCTGGTCATCGGTCTACTCCAGCTTGCAACACTGTTTTTGCTGAAATTGGCAGGTGATCAAGCAGGCTTGGGGGGATACTTTGACATAGCCCTGATATTGACCTTTGGTTTATTCGTTTACCAGCAGCATCTAATAAAAGACCGGGAACGGGATGGTTGTTTCAAAGCCTTCCTGAACAACCACTGGGCAGGCATGGTTCTGTTTTTTGGTATGGTATTGGAATATGGCCGCCAGGGACTATAA
- the phoB gene encoding phosphate regulon transcriptional regulator PhoB, with product MSDKTVLIVDDEASIREMIAVALEMADYNCLEAGDALEAHSMIVDKKPDLILLDWMLPGSSGIELARRLKREESTSEIPVIMLTAKAEEDNKVQGLEVGADDYITKPFSPRELVARLKAVLRRTTPQGVESAIEIDGLKLDPVCHRVTADGESLNMGPTEYRLLQFFMTHQDRVYTRSQLLDQVWGGNVYVEERTVDVHIRRLRKALGSDYEQLIQTVRGAGYRFSTKAA from the coding sequence ATGTCTGATAAAACTGTGCTGATTGTTGATGATGAAGCTTCAATTCGTGAAATGATTGCCGTTGCTTTGGAAATGGCCGATTATAATTGCCTGGAAGCAGGAGATGCTCTGGAAGCGCATTCCATGATTGTGGATAAGAAGCCAGACCTGATCCTTCTGGATTGGATGCTGCCCGGCTCCAGTGGCATCGAACTGGCGCGACGCTTGAAAAGAGAAGAAAGTACCTCTGAAATTCCGGTCATCATGCTGACGGCCAAGGCTGAAGAAGATAATAAAGTCCAAGGCCTGGAAGTTGGTGCAGATGACTACATCACCAAACCTTTTTCACCACGGGAACTGGTTGCTCGCCTCAAAGCAGTACTTCGACGCACCACACCGCAAGGCGTGGAAAGCGCGATAGAAATCGACGGTTTGAAACTGGACCCGGTTTGTCACCGTGTTACGGCCGATGGCGAGTCGTTGAACATGGGCCCAACAGAGTATCGCTTATTGCAATTTTTCATGACACACCAGGATCGGGTCTATACTCGTAGTCAACTACTGGACCAGGTCTGGGGCGGAAACGTTTATGTTGAAGAGCGCACCGTTGATGTTCACATTCGTCGCTTGAGAAAAGCGCTGGGCTCTGATTACGAACAACTGATACAAACCGTCCGGGGTGCTGGCTATCGATTCTCTACTAAGGCGGCCTGA
- the phoR gene encoding phosphate regulon sensor histidine kinase PhoR, with translation MAIMRREWSHYVRLLLWGLLLCLSLGIAIDEPAWVITAGLSAYVGWTLRQTYRLHRWLYKSPEAGTPPPESKGLWGDLFDGIYETQQHHAKAQKRLQDLVNRIQQSSNALHDGVILVNARGEMEWWNKAASRLLGFHENRDRGQIIYNLVRQPEFKRYFDNKVYEDPIEVFSPEHPNLRIQFHITLFGENERIIQVHDVTRLYQLEQMRKDFVSNVSHEMRTPLTVITGYLETIEDNLDTFPKKWHRSVRTMTAQSQRMESLITDLLLLAKVETSEKAQTNRIAQIKPLLESIQQDAIALSADKGHDITLNIECQSAFLGDENQLRSAFSNLVFNAVKYTQASGRIGLRWWSDAKGVHFRVSDNGPGFDPIHIPRLTERFYRVDAGRQSSVGGTGLGLAIVKHVVINHDGELEIHTAPGQGCEFTCHFPLFRKINDLSLGSKRQSA, from the coding sequence ATGGCAATAATGAGACGCGAGTGGTCCCACTATGTCCGGTTGTTGTTGTGGGGCCTGCTACTATGCCTCTCTCTGGGCATTGCAATTGACGAACCGGCCTGGGTGATAACTGCAGGACTCTCCGCCTATGTCGGCTGGACATTACGACAGACCTACCGCCTGCACCGATGGCTTTACAAGTCTCCTGAAGCAGGCACCCCCCCACCTGAAAGTAAAGGCCTCTGGGGAGATCTGTTTGACGGCATTTACGAAACCCAACAACACCACGCCAAAGCACAAAAGCGACTTCAGGATTTGGTGAATCGCATCCAGCAATCCAGCAACGCGCTTCATGACGGCGTAATACTGGTCAATGCCCGAGGCGAGATGGAATGGTGGAATAAAGCGGCCAGTCGCTTACTGGGATTTCATGAAAACCGGGATCGCGGACAAATCATCTACAATCTGGTTCGGCAACCCGAATTCAAACGCTACTTCGATAACAAAGTTTATGAAGACCCGATTGAGGTATTCTCCCCCGAACACCCTAATTTGCGCATTCAGTTCCATATTACCCTGTTCGGTGAAAATGAGCGGATCATACAGGTTCACGATGTAACACGCCTCTATCAACTGGAACAAATGCGAAAAGATTTTGTGAGCAATGTGTCTCACGAAATGCGCACACCGCTCACCGTTATTACGGGCTATCTGGAAACCATCGAGGATAACCTTGATACCTTTCCGAAGAAGTGGCACCGAAGTGTTCGCACCATGACTGCCCAATCGCAACGGATGGAATCACTGATCACAGATTTGCTGCTCCTGGCGAAAGTTGAAACCAGCGAAAAAGCACAAACCAACCGAATTGCACAGATCAAACCACTACTCGAGAGCATTCAACAAGATGCAATTGCTCTGAGCGCGGATAAAGGTCACGACATTACCTTGAATATCGAATGCCAATCCGCATTCCTGGGTGATGAAAACCAATTGCGCAGTGCCTTCTCCAACCTGGTGTTCAATGCGGTTAAATACACGCAGGCATCCGGTCGAATCGGGTTACGTTGGTGGAGCGATGCCAAGGGCGTACACTTCAGAGTAAGTGACAACGGCCCGGGATTTGACCCGATTCACATTCCCCGTTTAACGGAACGTTTTTACCGAGTCGATGCTGGCCGCCAAAGCAGTGTTGGTGGCACCGGGTTAGGTCTCGCCATCGTTAAACATGTGGTGATTAACCATGATGGGGAGCTGGAAATTCATACCGCCCCTGGCCAGGGTTGTGAATTTACGTGTCACTTCCCGCTCTTTCGTAAAATCAACGATTTGAGCCTCGGCAGTAAACGTCAATCGGCCTAA
- a CDS encoding response regulator, translated as MANIKALVVDDASFVRDLVKRTVRNGFPTIALDEAINGKKAQAMLSRTSYELILCDWEMPEMSGIELLRWVRQQDNYKDVPFVMVTSRGDKSHVVEAIQEGVTDYLGKPFSAEQLSNKIIKALGKKLKGVSPPTSTPLQDAFKQSASILTQAGKKSVAPGLGPEEVSGGQTANSGAASAKSVELKGQNFAEVRFANVTLKCVVKSVSLTEVKVISKRETEFPGILDAAVVDMEFEPGNVARLNGYVHQLQAVEKRQDTDFVSIIIRFVDEDPEKIEHLSKFMARFS; from the coding sequence ATGGCAAATATAAAAGCATTGGTGGTGGATGACGCCAGCTTTGTTCGCGATCTGGTAAAAAGAACAGTGCGTAATGGTTTTCCCACAATTGCACTGGATGAAGCAATTAACGGTAAGAAAGCGCAGGCGATGTTGAGTAGAACATCGTACGAGTTGATCTTGTGTGACTGGGAAATGCCGGAAATGTCTGGTATCGAGTTGCTGCGCTGGGTTCGCCAGCAAGATAATTACAAAGATGTACCTTTTGTAATGGTCACGAGCCGTGGTGACAAGTCTCACGTTGTGGAAGCCATTCAGGAAGGCGTAACCGATTATTTGGGAAAGCCGTTCAGTGCTGAACAATTGTCCAATAAAATTATCAAAGCATTGGGCAAGAAGTTGAAAGGGGTATCACCGCCGACATCAACACCCTTACAGGATGCATTCAAGCAATCGGCCTCTATTTTGACGCAAGCGGGTAAAAAGTCGGTAGCACCAGGGCTCGGGCCGGAAGAGGTTTCTGGCGGGCAAACTGCAAACAGTGGTGCTGCGTCTGCTAAAAGTGTTGAACTCAAAGGTCAAAATTTTGCCGAGGTGCGCTTTGCTAATGTGACATTAAAATGTGTTGTGAAGAGCGTTTCTTTAACTGAAGTGAAGGTGATCTCTAAACGGGAAACCGAGTTTCCCGGTATTTTGGACGCCGCCGTTGTCGATATGGAATTCGAGCCGGGTAATGTCGCGCGCTTGAACGGTTATGTGCACCAGCTGCAGGCCGTAGAGAAGCGTCAGGATACAGATTTCGTCAGCATCATTATCCGATTTGTGGATGAGGATCCGGAAAAAATTGAACACCTCTCGAAATTTATGGCCCGCTTCTCTTGA
- the cysZ gene encoding sulfate transporter CysZ → MSGNVFKGLGYLSEGFSLISQPGLRLFVVIPLVLNVFLFFAFSALMASFFSDLLAWVMSGLPEWLAFIEWLLWAVYGLVIILLFAYGFVALANFVGAPFYGYLSELTQKKLTGKPVEVEGGWIAFLKSIPRSLLREVHKILYYLPRAILLLILGFVPVINLLAALLWLLFSGWMMAVQYVDYPSDNNAETFAQMKQKLARKRLTALGFGLPVFFAAMVPVLNLIVVPAAVCGATAYWVREEQELTAQAQSL, encoded by the coding sequence GTGTCTGGAAATGTTTTTAAGGGATTGGGTTATCTTTCCGAAGGGTTTTCTCTTATCAGTCAACCCGGTTTGCGATTGTTTGTTGTTATTCCGCTTGTCTTAAACGTTTTCTTATTTTTTGCCTTTTCCGCCTTAATGGCTAGTTTTTTTTCTGACTTGTTAGCCTGGGTCATGTCAGGTTTACCAGAATGGCTGGCCTTTATAGAGTGGTTACTTTGGGCTGTTTATGGCCTGGTTATCATCTTGTTGTTTGCCTATGGTTTTGTGGCCTTGGCGAATTTTGTCGGGGCACCATTTTATGGTTACTTGTCTGAGTTAACGCAGAAGAAACTGACCGGAAAGCCGGTTGAGGTTGAAGGTGGCTGGATAGCCTTTCTGAAGTCTATTCCCAGATCCTTGCTCAGGGAGGTTCATAAAATTCTGTATTATCTTCCCCGGGCGATTTTATTGCTCATTCTGGGGTTTGTTCCGGTGATCAACTTGCTGGCGGCACTGCTTTGGTTATTATTTTCGGGATGGATGATGGCGGTTCAGTATGTTGATTACCCCTCTGATAATAACGCGGAAACATTTGCGCAAATGAAGCAAAAACTGGCCCGTAAGCGTTTGACTGCGCTTGGCTTCGGGTTGCCTGTTTTTTTTGCAGCGATGGTACCGGTGTTGAATTTGATTGTGGTTCCTGCCGCGGTGTGCGGGGCGACAGCCTATTGGGTTCGTGAAGAGCAAGAATTGACGGCACAAGCACAATCGCTTTAA
- a CDS encoding DUF2971 domain-containing protein, whose product MFLYLNSDFLTLFRDARLPFIRLKDLNDPFLENLNVRQAQSRKVTEEEIKAEIWKQYQSLPAHLAELASFDYFLEQAMQQREQVVAKLAAKESKPTAVLSRAQLSTISVCQFFQDVTNLQIWQHYGNRGCGIVIELNGKDDYFQNASFQGVPQKFTEVSYRADRPVALDSANFLIPALCRPESFAYERELRLFRPVNDKMQARQKRGKDNIERFYHKFPVNLIVRVILGPATSANDVRELGVFLKNDMRYKHLLIQQCLLDESRYEYCISDISPSLFQGD is encoded by the coding sequence GTGTTTTTGTATTTAAATTCGGATTTCCTGACGCTGTTTCGTGATGCCAGATTACCCTTCATTCGCTTGAAGGATCTGAATGACCCTTTCCTCGAGAATCTAAACGTACGTCAAGCGCAGTCCAGAAAGGTTACAGAAGAGGAAATCAAAGCGGAAATATGGAAACAATACCAGTCTCTACCTGCTCATCTCGCCGAGTTGGCTTCATTCGATTATTTTCTTGAGCAGGCGATGCAACAACGGGAGCAGGTGGTTGCCAAACTGGCTGCAAAAGAGAGCAAGCCGACGGCAGTCTTGAGTCGTGCGCAATTGTCCACGATCAGCGTTTGCCAGTTTTTTCAGGATGTGACTAATCTCCAGATTTGGCAACATTATGGTAATCGGGGGTGCGGTATTGTGATCGAGCTCAATGGAAAGGATGACTATTTTCAAAATGCTTCATTCCAAGGGGTGCCTCAAAAGTTTACCGAGGTGAGTTACCGAGCAGATCGCCCTGTTGCTCTGGATAGTGCTAATTTTCTGATTCCGGCCCTCTGTCGTCCCGAAAGTTTCGCCTACGAACGCGAGTTGCGTTTGTTCAGGCCAGTGAATGATAAAATGCAAGCTCGGCAAAAACGCGGCAAAGATAACATTGAGCGTTTTTATCATAAGTTTCCGGTCAATTTGATTGTCCGTGTTATTTTAGGGCCGGCAACATCTGCAAACGACGTTCGGGAGTTAGGGGTGTTTCTGAAAAATGATATGCGTTATAAACATTTGCTGATTCAGCAATGTTTGCTGGATGAAAGTCGGTACGAGTACTGTATCAGCGACATTTCACCTTCATTATTCCAAGGAGATTAA
- a CDS encoding pseudouridine synthase — MNIQSQIKPDILYFDEDIVVTNKPANRLSVPGRDPTLPSSMYTLTSDSFGELHVVHRLDCETSGIMVFARNKEALRNLSKQFHDRVTRKRYIAEVYGDPLKAAGTIEIPLICDWPFRPRQKVDYVYGKYACTLYRKIKPGYAGARLELTPVTGRSHQLRVHMRMLGHPILGDALYAHPAAKVQAPRLYLHASQLEFKHPTNGTLQRFECAAPF; from the coding sequence ATGAACATTCAAAGCCAAATAAAACCTGATATTCTGTATTTTGATGAAGATATCGTCGTCACCAATAAACCCGCCAATCGTTTATCTGTACCGGGCCGAGACCCGACACTACCGTCCAGTATGTATACGCTGACGTCCGATAGTTTCGGTGAGCTACATGTTGTCCATCGTCTGGATTGCGAAACCTCAGGTATTATGGTGTTTGCCCGCAACAAAGAAGCGCTACGAAATCTGAGCAAACAGTTTCATGACCGGGTAACCCGAAAGCGCTATATCGCCGAAGTGTATGGAGACCCACTAAAAGCGGCGGGTACCATCGAAATCCCTTTGATTTGTGACTGGCCATTTCGCCCTCGGCAAAAAGTCGACTATGTTTATGGTAAATATGCCTGTACTCTGTACCGCAAAATCAAACCGGGGTACGCAGGTGCACGACTGGAACTCACCCCTGTAACAGGCCGCTCCCATCAACTAAGAGTACACATGCGAATGCTGGGGCACCCCATTCTGGGTGATGCGCTCTATGCTCATCCAGCAGCAAAGGTGCAGGCACCTCGTTTGTATTTACATGCCAGCCAATTGGAATTCAAGCACCCAACAAATGGCACATTGCAGCGCTTTGAGTGCGCAGCACCGTTTTAA
- a CDS encoding class I SAM-dependent methyltransferase, which yields MVGEFRQTEAKTDLSLLLDAIRVTLPRADLKPYSLPGCPQLSLYLFDPDVMHGPLTHDEAQAVVAEPAYWSFCWASGQALASYIMDHPEWVRGRRCLDFGAGSGVAGIAAALAGAAEVIACDLDQDALLAAKVNAALNGVSLKTECDFFKVQGEIDVILAADVLYDRENLTFLDAFCSRAQQVVLADSRIKNLSAPGYELQEVYTCRTWPDLNEFEEFNRVRIYCAGEKK from the coding sequence CAGACAAACTGAAGCAAAAACAGATCTGTCGCTTTTGTTGGATGCGATTCGCGTTACACTGCCGAGAGCGGATTTGAAACCGTATTCCCTGCCAGGGTGTCCTCAATTGAGTCTCTATTTGTTTGATCCGGATGTCATGCATGGCCCGCTCACTCATGATGAGGCTCAGGCCGTTGTTGCCGAGCCCGCCTATTGGTCGTTCTGTTGGGCCAGTGGACAAGCTTTGGCATCCTACATAATGGATCATCCAGAGTGGGTGAGGGGGCGCCGTTGTCTTGATTTTGGTGCAGGATCCGGAGTTGCGGGTATCGCTGCTGCACTGGCAGGGGCCGCTGAAGTCATTGCATGTGATTTGGATCAGGATGCATTATTGGCCGCGAAAGTGAATGCGGCATTAAATGGCGTATCACTGAAAACCGAATGTGATTTTTTCAAAGTGCAGGGGGAAATTGATGTTATTTTGGCAGCAGATGTGTTGTATGACCGGGAAAATCTGACATTTCTGGATGCATTTTGTTCCCGTGCGCAACAGGTTGTATTAGCTGACTCCCGAATCAAAAATTTAAGTGCGCCGGGCTATGAATTGCAAGAGGTATATACCTGCCGAACCTGGCCAGACTTGAATGAGTTTGAGGAGTTTAACCGGGTCAGGATTTATTGTGCTGGAGAGAAAAAATAA